The following coding sequences are from one Paenibacillus sp. JDR-2 window:
- a CDS encoding BrxA/BrxB family bacilliredoxin codes for MSMSFERYMLDMVQPMRDDLTRIGIQELRTPEEVADAIPDAKGTTLVVVNSVCGCAAGQCRPGVAEALQHDITPDHLYTVFAGQDKEATAKAREYFAPYPPSSPSIALMKDGELVHFIERHQIENRSAAEIAADLTEAFDRFCR; via the coding sequence ATGTCTATGTCATTTGAGAGATATATGCTGGATATGGTTCAACCAATGCGCGATGATCTGACCCGGATCGGGATCCAAGAGCTTCGCACGCCTGAGGAAGTTGCGGATGCAATTCCGGATGCTAAAGGAACTACTCTTGTTGTTGTTAACTCGGTATGCGGCTGTGCGGCTGGTCAATGCCGTCCGGGCGTAGCCGAAGCGCTGCAGCACGATATTACGCCGGATCACTTGTATACCGTGTTTGCCGGTCAAGATAAAGAAGCAACGGCGAAAGCACGCGAGTATTTTGCTCCGTATCCGCCATCTTCTCCTTCGATCGCTCTGATGAAAGACGGCGAGCTGGTTCATTTCATCGAACGCCATCAAATCGAGAACCGTTCCGCTGCGGAAATCGCGGCTGATCTGACTGAAGCATTTGACCGTTTCTGCCGTTAA
- a CDS encoding c-type cytochrome: MLGKGLIASSILAAFLAACGSGGSGSAISTSHMDAPGKTGAVYKANCVSCHGSDLQGRMGAQTNLQQVGARMTQPEIVEQIKHGGSSMPPFEERLTDEQIAGLADWLAGKK; the protein is encoded by the coding sequence ATGCTAGGAAAAGGATTAATTGCATCCTCCATTCTTGCCGCATTTCTCGCCGCCTGCGGCAGCGGCGGTTCCGGCTCCGCCATCTCAACCAGCCATATGGACGCTCCCGGGAAGACCGGAGCTGTATATAAAGCGAACTGCGTCAGCTGTCACGGCTCCGATCTCCAGGGGCGGATGGGAGCGCAAACGAATCTTCAACAGGTAGGCGCACGAATGACCCAGCCCGAGATTGTCGAGCAGATCAAGCATGGCGGATCTTCGATGCCGCCTTTCGAGGAGCGTCTGACGGACGAGCAGATTGCCGGACTGGCGGACTGGCTGGCAGGCAAGAAATAA
- the acpS gene encoding holo-ACP synthase, giving the protein MIAGIGHDVTDMDRVEALLASKAGARFLGRILTSRERDLAGSYEGKRLAQFTAGRFAAKEAVVKALGCGIGAKVGFTDIDILRGPEGKPECTLSGSAWERLELVPERYRIHITITHDRSIASAVAIMEQTQ; this is encoded by the coding sequence ATGATAGCGGGGATCGGGCATGATGTAACGGATATGGACCGGGTGGAGGCACTGCTTGCAAGCAAAGCCGGAGCCCGGTTTCTAGGCCGGATATTGACGAGTCGGGAGCGGGATCTGGCAGGCAGCTACGAGGGCAAGCGTCTGGCGCAATTTACGGCGGGAAGATTTGCGGCGAAGGAAGCCGTAGTGAAGGCTTTGGGCTGCGGGATCGGAGCTAAAGTCGGATTCACCGATATCGATATTTTGCGGGGACCCGAAGGGAAGCCGGAATGCACGTTATCGGGCAGCGCTTGGGAGAGGCTTGAGCTGGTGCCGGAGAGGTATCGCATTCATATTACGATTACTCATGATCGCTCTATTGCATCTGCGGTGGCGATTATGGAACAGACGCAATAG
- a CDS encoding helix-turn-helix transcriptional regulator, translating into MDTRIQILQRQFDHLKIDVIMAAYSEREAGWLNNNDEIDYYRVFYLMEGHAVLETKGVGYDLLPGRIYVLRPKQKVSYNIVIKQTIKAYWCHFRIRNPDDMKFMKLPKLPFSSSVEVQDEYHVVEIMQKMIHAQEFQTVSSNLRLHSGILELIAYLLDHSSWDDLNDAYFIGNEVGKEKWDDVILYIEQNLHHNIQIEDLAKVAYLHPNYLITSFKSIMGCSPIQYVTERRLELAKKLLKETDLPISEIAGKVGMLNHYLPRLLKRHTGITPKQYRRFMKLELPKALETAEHKEVNN; encoded by the coding sequence ATGGATACGAGAATACAGATATTACAGAGACAATTCGATCATTTAAAGATCGACGTTATTATGGCTGCTTATTCGGAGAGGGAAGCCGGCTGGTTAAACAACAATGATGAAATCGATTATTACAGGGTTTTCTACCTAATGGAAGGACATGCCGTTCTCGAGACAAAGGGAGTAGGCTATGATCTGCTGCCGGGCAGAATATATGTGCTTCGCCCAAAACAGAAAGTCAGTTATAATATTGTTATCAAGCAAACGATAAAGGCCTATTGGTGCCATTTCCGTATTCGGAATCCGGACGATATGAAGTTTATGAAGCTTCCTAAGCTTCCTTTTTCCTCATCCGTTGAGGTTCAGGACGAGTATCATGTGGTTGAAATTATGCAAAAAATGATTCATGCCCAAGAGTTCCAGACCGTTTCGAGCAATCTCAGGCTGCATTCCGGCATACTGGAGCTCATTGCTTATCTATTGGATCATAGCTCTTGGGATGATTTGAATGATGCTTATTTTATCGGCAATGAGGTTGGAAAAGAAAAATGGGATGATGTCATCTTATATATTGAACAAAATTTGCATCATAACATTCAAATCGAGGACTTGGCCAAGGTCGCTTATCTTCATCCCAATTATTTAATTACATCATTCAAATCGATAATGGGCTGCTCGCCGATTCAATATGTAACCGAGCGGCGTCTTGAGCTGGCCAAAAAGCTGCTTAAGGAGACGGATTTGCCGATTTCCGAAATTGCCGGCAAGGTAGGAATGCTGAATCATTATTTGCCAAGGCTGCTTAAACGGCATACCGGAATAACGCCAAAGCAATACCGCCGGTTTATGAAGCTGGAGCTTCCAAAGGCTCTGGAGACTGCCGAACACAAAGAGGTGAACAACTAG
- the nadE gene encoding ammonia-dependent NAD(+) synthetase: MSLQQEIIERFGVRPEIDPAAEIRKRVDFLKEYVKKSGTTGLLIAISGGIDSAVTTGLCKMATDELSAETGREYMTLGVFQPYGEQVDIEDSYATAEAFQLKHKVETNIGEAVDEIALETEHALKAIGIHRHLSRGGKGNVKARTRMVVQYALAFDLNLLVVGTDHASEAITGFFTKWGDGAVDITPLSSLNKRQVRQLASVLGVPRSILDKAPTAGLWEGQTDESELGILYDENSAYLEGKEIGTEAKAKLEKQYLRTEHKRSPIPGI, from the coding sequence ATGAGTTTACAACAGGAAATAATCGAGCGCTTCGGCGTACGGCCGGAGATTGATCCTGCTGCGGAGATCCGCAAACGCGTCGACTTCTTGAAGGAGTACGTGAAGAAGTCGGGCACAACGGGCCTCTTGATTGCGATAAGCGGCGGGATCGACAGCGCGGTTACGACTGGCCTCTGCAAGATGGCAACGGATGAATTGTCTGCCGAGACCGGCCGGGAGTATATGACGCTTGGCGTGTTTCAGCCTTACGGGGAGCAGGTCGATATTGAGGACAGTTATGCAACGGCGGAAGCGTTCCAGCTGAAGCATAAGGTGGAGACGAATATCGGCGAAGCCGTTGATGAGATTGCGCTGGAAACCGAGCATGCGCTTAAAGCAATCGGGATTCACCGCCATCTGAGCCGCGGCGGCAAAGGGAACGTGAAAGCCAGAACGCGAATGGTTGTCCAATACGCGCTTGCTTTTGATCTCAACCTGCTTGTTGTTGGCACGGACCATGCGTCTGAAGCCATCACCGGCTTCTTTACGAAATGGGGCGACGGAGCGGTTGATATTACGCCGCTCAGCTCGCTGAACAAACGCCAGGTCCGCCAGCTTGCAAGCGTGCTTGGCGTACCTCGGAGCATTCTGGACAAAGCGCCAACTGCCGGACTTTGGGAAGGGCAGACCGACGAATCGGAGCTTGGCATCCTGTATGACGAGAACAGTGCTTATCTCGAAGGCAAAGAGATCGGAACGGAAGCGAAAGCGAAGCTCGAGAAGCAATATTTGCGTACCGAGCATAAACGCTCCCCGATTCCCGGGATCTGA